A DNA window from Brassica napus cultivar Da-Ae chromosome C1, Da-Ae, whole genome shotgun sequence contains the following coding sequences:
- the LOC111202315 gene encoding protein NRT1/ PTR FAMILY 2.10 yields MERKPFEVETTEDHKPYSDGGGSDLTSTVDSSGDEQKKLVYRGWKVMPYIIGNETFEKIGIIGTLSNLLVYLTQVFNLKKYTAATIINAFSGTINFGTFFAAFLCDTYFGRYKTLSVAVIACFLGSVFILMTAAVPGLHPTPCGTKSSCQGPNGGQVLFLLLGLALLVVGAGGIRPCNLAFGADQFNPKSESGKKGINSFFNWYFFTFTFAQIISLTLVVYIQSNVSWTIGLSIPVGLMFLACVIYFAGHNLYVKVKASGSPLAGIARVIAAAIKKRGLKPVKKPCSDLYNHIPPNYANSTLKYSDQFRFLDKAAVTTPDDKLKPDGTASDPWNLCTMQQVEEVKCIVRVIPIWFACAVYYLAITLQMTYPVFQALQSDRRLGSGGFKIPGGTYVVFLMSGMTVFIIFYDRVLVPSLRRVTGLDNGITLLQRIGSGIFFALLSMLISGFVEERRRAIALTKPTLGIEPRAGEISSMSAMWLIPQLVLAGIAEAFAAVGQMEFYYKQFPENMKSFAGSIFYVGAGVSSYLASFLISTVHKTTEHSRSGNWLAEDLNKGKLDYFYFMITGLMFVNMGYFLLMAKFYRYKVTNDEANSVIKTNEEETKENQQQDKSYV; encoded by the exons ATGGAGAGAAAGCCCTTTGAGGTTGAGACGACGGAGGATCACAAACCCTACTCCGATGGAGGTGGTTCTGATTTAACGTCGACGGTTGATTCATCTGGCGACGAGCAGAAAAAGCTCGTTTATAGAGGCTGGAAAGTCATGCCTTATATCATTG GTAATGAGACATTTGAGAAGATTGGGATCATAGGGACATTATCAAACCTTCTAGTGTACCTAACTCAAGTATTCAACCTTAAGAAATACACAGCTGCAACTATTATCAATGCCTTTAGTGGCACTATCAACTTCGGCACTTTCTTCGCTGCTTTTCTGTGTGACACTTACTTTGGCCGCTACAAGACTCTCAGTGTGGCTGTCATCGCTTGTTTTCTG GGATCGGTTTTTATACTAATGACGGCTGCAGTTCCGGGATTGCACCCGACTCCTTGTGGAACTAAAAGTTCGTGCCAAGGGCCAAATGGGGGGCAGGTTTTGTTTCTGCTGTTGGGTTTAGCGCTTCTCGTAGTCGGTGCTGGTGGTATCAGGCCGTGTAATTTGGCCTTTGGAGCTGATCAGTTCAACCCCAAGTCAGAATCTGGAAAGAAAGGAATCAACAGTTTCTTCAACTGGTACTTCTTCACTTTCACGTTTGCGCAGATCATCTCGCTCACGCTAGTTGTGTATATCCAGTCAAACGTGAGCTGGACCATTGGTTTGAGTATCCCTGTGGGTCTAATGTTCTTGGCCTGCGTCATTTACTTTGCTGGCCATAATCTCTACGTAAAAGTGAAAGCCTCGGGTAGTCCCTTGGCTGGCATCGCTCGTGTTATAGCTGCAGCGATCAAGAAACGAGGGTTGAAGCCTGTTAAGAAGCCTTGCTCCGATCTTTACAATCACATCCCGCCTAACTATGCAAACTCTACACTCAAATACTCCGACCAGTTTAG ATTTCTCGACAAAGCAGCAGTCACGACCCCTGATGACAAGTTGAAACCCGATGGAACGGCTTCAGATCCATGGAATCTATGTACGATGCAGCAGGTGGAAGAAGTGAAATGCATTGTAAGAGTGATTCCAATCTGGTTTGCTTGCGCGGTTTACTACCTCGCAATAACATTGCAAATGACTTATCCGGTCTTCCAAGCGCTCCAGAGCGACCGGAGATTGGGTTCAGGTGGCTTCAAGATTCCAGGCGGCACCTATGTAGTGTTCTTGATGTCCGGTATGACGGTTTTCATCATATTCTACGACCGTGTCCTTGTCCCGTCGCTCAGAAGAGTGACAGGGCTAGACAATGGTATAACTCTCTTACAAAGAATCGGATCAGGCATTTTCTTTGCGCTTTTGAGTATGTTGATTTCTGGGTTCGTTGAGGAACGGCGAAGAGCCATTGCACTGACAAAACCTACTCTCGGGATCGAGCCTCGAGCTGGAGAAATCTCATCAATGTCAGCGATGTGGCTGATACCGCAGCTCGTGCTTGCAGGGATAGCTGAAGCTTTTGCAGCTGTTGGACAAATGGAGTTTTACTACAAGCAGTTTCCTGAAAACATGAAGAGCTTTGCGGGTTCTATCTTCTATGTCGGTGCAGGAGTTTCTAGCTACCTCGCTAGCTTCTTGATCTCGACTGTTCATAAAACAACTGAGCATTCACGCTCCGGGAATTGGCTAGCTGAGGATCTGAACAAAGGGAAGCTGGATTACTTTTATTTCATGATCACTGGCCTCATGTTTGTCAACATGGGTTACTTCTTGTTAATGGCTAAATTTTATAGATACAAAGTCACTAACGATGAAGCAAATTCTGTGATTAAGACCAATGAAGAAGAGACCAAGGAGAATCAGCAACAAGACAAGAGCTATGTCTGA
- the LOC111202317 gene encoding TORTIFOLIA1-like protein 4 produces the protein MALDELSCDLAVSIGRVRKNSSCGGESCSKLRGTEFLSPKFWRKTEERPMQTRTRNTASEMAAQENSFDQGKTDVNNFGQRGGGSVYQKRSARNQFQDSMHTSTRLST, from the exons ATGGCTTTGGATGAATTATCATGTGATCTTGCCGTTTCAATCGGGAGAGTCCGTAAGAATAGTAGCTGCGGAGGAGAGAGTTGTTCAAAACTACGTGGTACAGAGTTCTTAAGCCCCAAGTTCTGGAGAAAAACCGAGGAGAGACCAATGCAGACACGGACCAGAAACACAGCAAGTGAAATGGCTGCGCAGGAGAACAGTTTTGACCAGGGAAAGACAGATGTGAACAACTTCGGCCAAAGGGGAGGTGGTTCTGTTTACCAGAAGAGATCAGCAAGAAACCAGTTTCAAGACTCTATGCATACATCCACCAG ATTATCTACTTGA